The sequence ACAAGCACACCCTGATATGAATGCTTTACCAGGACTTGATATGTCTACAGGTTCGCTTGGTATGGGACTTTCAGCAGCAGTCGGTATTGCACTTGGAGCTAAATTGCAGAAAAATGATTTTCGCACTTATTGTATGGTTGGCGATGGGGAATCTCAAGAAGGACAAATTTGGGAAGCTGCTGATATAGCTTCTAAATATAAGGTAGATAATTTAGTTGCCATACTAGATTATAATAAGCTTCAGCAATTTGGCTGGGCGGGAGAAGAAGAAAGTAGAGAGAATCCAGTCGTTGATCCGGAAAAAAGGTGGGAAGCATTTGGCTGGAATGTAGTAAATATCGACGGACACGATCATGAACAAATAAGTGCTGCTCTCTATGGAGCTCGTGAAGTAACGGGAAAACCAACCATGATTATAGCCAGTACGATTAAAGGAAAAGGAGTAACTTTTATGGAGAATGCTTATCTATGGCATTCACGTGTCCCAACGGACGAGGAGTACAAGCAGGCCATTCAAGAACTTGAAGAACTGGGGGCAAAACAATGAAAACAACATTAACGGAAAAAGCAACGATGAGAGATGCATTTGGTAAAAAGCTGTTAGAGCTATCGTTAAAGGATGAACGTGTATATGTGCTTGATGGGGATTTAGCGAATTCTACAAAAGTCGATAAGATAGCTAACAATAACCCAAGGAAATTTTTACAAATGGGAATCGCAGAGCAGAATATGTTAAGTGTCGCCTCGGGACTTGCAACAACAGGCATACAGCCATGGGTTTCCACATTTGCTGCTTTTTTATCCAAACGTGCTATTGATCAGGTACAAGTACAAAT is a genomic window of Virgibacillus proomii containing:
- a CDS encoding transketolase; translation: MSLSVTKDKIIDLKKKSNEVRKLIVETVYHAGAGHMGGPMSAVDLLVNLYFNEMNINPEDPLASDRDRFVLSKGHSAVALYAVLARRGYFPMEELNTFDAINSRLQAHPDMNALPGLDMSTGSLGMGLSAAVGIALGAKLQKNDFRTYCMVGDGESQEGQIWEAADIASKYKVDNLVAILDYNKLQQFGWAGEEESRENPVVDPEKRWEAFGWNVVNIDGHDHEQISAALYGAREVTGKPTMIIASTIKGKGVTFMENAYLWHSRVPTDEEYKQAIQELEELGAKQ